The sequence tatttattatgtgaaATATGATTTATGATAAATTGCaacaaacatatttattgaaaaatcTCCTTAATACCTTTTAGTATTTATCTTATcgtaaaaaagtaaaagtatgaatatattatgaaataatatcttttttatttatgaactAATTGTAACGTTTTACTCATTTAGGgatattatacatttaaaattaaataaatagttaaaatgatttatcatattattattattattcctaATTGTAGGATTAATTAAATTCCGTTAAAATCagttaaacatatattaatttgaaaTTTGATAAGCATATGTTGTATATTTTgtacttatttattatgtcaTTAAGtgattatattaatgaattagttttaaacatatataatttgttaatacgagaaaaaaaaatttatttttttttctgttttttatgtttctaataaatgtataacgctaaaaatgtaatatatatatatctgtaaaaatctaaattatcattaaagatattcaaaataattatatattttgtaaaattatttaataatgtgTAGGTATTTAtctttacatttataatatattcatggttttatataaatacataagtaaagatttaatattattttgttaatataaagaGATACATATAGTTTATATTTACCAATAAGAacttattcatatttataaagctcattttttaaatgaaataaaacaaaaaaaaatacgaattatttttttgtatacagttcataaatacaaatatacgtTCTAAGTAAGGGTTTGCACGTTAGTTTCAGGTTATTTCTAAGTACTGTCCAACGTTTGTTACTGAAATTTTAGTTTTGGTATTAAGTGTTtgtatgtaaattattaatatcgtGTATGACAAAGTTGCTCTAGAGTATAAGTTTATacatacttttaatattttatttttacatttacgTAATTTCTGAATTAATTCTGTTTCACAggcattaattttatttgaataatgtattaaaatgttaagaaaattatataggtGCTTTTATCATctattgtataaaaaaaataaattattgaaacaatgatattctaataataatatatatattgaaatattaatatatatgattacttttattttattatataatattaatatttcttctaagtatatacatatttttaaaaagaataaaataataggtTATATGGGATAATTTAGTAACAATTTATTTACaggtaatataaattaagcttaatttaaaatagtaatttacaaaaattattatacaaaaataaaatattaccatctatttaaatataaatatatattattgtataaattttgtaGTATCCagtaaattaaatttttaaaatattttataactcattaaaaaaattaagtgtcctaattaatataatataaatgagtGTAAGAGATATGatttatttaacattattaatattatattattatgctaattaatattatataacgtTAATTTCCACTTTTAGTTAAAAAAGTTTAcaaaattagaattattaatataaaaacatttctAATATTAGTTGTTATTTAATTACAGAGTAAATTTATTACCTATATTCTCTACATTCTCTGTTTTACATGAATACCGTGTTTGGATATATTAcgtattcttatatttttatttttatttatttatttaaaatcataaagaattatttaattactctaccatattaaataattaaattatatattttgaatatttataaatgaattcaagtttttttattttaacaaaaataatatttttaagagtAGAATAAAGgtaagaattatattatatactactataaatatttttctttgtgtCTGTtgctaaaaatattatgagtacattttttttttacgttttgcggaacaaaaacaaataatagaaaaaaatattaaataaataaaaaattattatatatcattaaaagcATATTATACTAtcgtttatttattcattcttGAATAAgttatgttattaaaaaattatatcatggatcaaaaaattaagttacttttttttattaaaatttcttcgTTTATCCTTATATCTTGGATATGGAATTTAAGAAATGAGATGGTCTAATGATGTTATTTGAGAATATTTGagttattaaaatttttcttgttttgtgtttattgataatattttttgaaataaaattttatattttttaaattacatatgttactttgtttttttagaGTATATCTAAAAAGTCCTTGAGTATGAAATGCAACCCtggaaaaaaattagatgCAGTAGAATACAggatattaacaaaatataaaaaggataagGATTCATGTGATGTatgtttaaaagaatatataccAAATTGTGGATCGAAcgaaaataaagatatatctattaatgaaaaatggcccaaaactaaaaataaactttCAAATATAGATTCATCAAAGAGTGCAAAAGACCATAAacaaattatgaaatataagtcttgtatatttgaatcaaaaaaatattcccatatggaaaaaaaaatattcaaagaacttgattttgaatattttcttaaaaacaatAGAACAATTAGTGATAAgacttacaaaaaaataatacttaaaaaatacggACTAAGATTTGCTTTTcctttactattatttttgttattattcttatcaCTAATGCTAGATTCATTTATGAATCTTGGACTTATGAGAGGGATGTATAGTATATTGAATCTATGCGCTGGTGGAGGTTGGTCCGCTCCACTGCGTAAAGTGCTTAGTGATGAACGTTTTAAATGGCTTTTCGAGTCTATGGAAAAAGTAACAATAGAAAAACAAGGAAGTCAAAAAATAGTAACACATGTTTACATTCCGAGCTTTTTTAGATtgataatatatgttatacctttaattatttttggtGTTACACTTATATCACGCACTATTTATTACCacaaaaaagtgaaaaaatatgaaaaaattaaatttaagaaaaggtaaaaagaataattagaaatatgtttaattttaaaataattctcTATTATGATGCAGTATCTATAAAATCATTgcttatttaattattaaatatatatataattttttattttttaaaaatatggcTATTTTTGAAGTGActttatgatatataatagaaCAAAATGATGTTCctacattttttgtaattgtgcactttataatatttttaaatttatattataatgtattGTTGCTATTAAactaattattattgtttaatatatactttatagtatttgaataaatttttataaaaaaca comes from Plasmodium malariae genome assembly, chromosome: 7 and encodes:
- the PmUG01_07050600 gene encoding fam-l protein translates to MLLKNYIMDQKIKLLFFIKISSFILISWIWNLRNEMSISKKSLSMKCNPGKKLDAVEYRILTKYKKDKDSCDVCLKEYIPNCGSNENKDISINEKWPKTKNKLSNIDSSKSAKDHKQIMKYKSCIFESKKYSHMEKKIFKELDFEYFLKNNRTISDKTYKKIILKKYGLRFAFPLLLFLLLFLSLMLDSFMNLGLMRGMYSILNLCAGGGWSAPLRKVLSDERFKWLFESMEKVTIEKQGSQKIVTHVYIPSFFRLIIYVIPLIIFGVTLISRTIYYHKKVKKYEKIKFKKR